From a single Pseudalkalibacillus hwajinpoensis genomic region:
- the prli42 gene encoding stressosome-associated protein Prli42 codes for MPRKATKIVVYIMIISMLLSLFAGATAMLF; via the coding sequence ATGCCCCGCAAAGCAACAAAGATTGTTGTGTATATTATGATTATCTCCATGCTGCTCAGCTTATTTGCTGGCGCAACCGCTATGCTGTTTTAG
- a CDS encoding acyl-CoA mutase large subunit family protein, which yields MATDHQEFEKQYEEWKAMTEKLIEKFPEKKEVFKTSSGIDIDRLGHPEQLDKEYMEKLGLPGQYPYTRGIQPTMYRGRTWTMRQYAGFGSAEETNRRFRYLLDQGQTGLSVAFDLPTQIGYDSDDMMAKGEVGKVGVAIDSLDDMEALLRDIPLDKVSTSMTINAPASVLLAMYIVVAEKQGVSQKEISGTIQNDILKEYIARGTYIFPPKPSMRLITDIFAYCAEHVPRWNTISISGYHIREAGSTAAQELAFTIANGIAYVDAAIATGLKVDDFAPRLAFFFNGHNQFLEEVAKFRAARRIWSKIMRERYGAVKLKSLQLRFHTQVAGSTLTAQQPDNNIIRVTIQALAAVLGGTQSLHTNAKDEALALPTEDSARIALRTQQIIANESGVTDTVDPLGGSYYIEQLTDQLEEYVFDYIRKIDDMGGAVSAVEQGYMQREIHQAAYETQKKIESGEEVVVGMNKYTLEDEPRPELHRIDPELQRKQIEKLEGLRSSRDQNRASARLEELRSGAQGDANLMPLIIDCVRDYCTVGEICGVLRNEFGEYTGI from the coding sequence ATGGCGACAGATCACCAAGAATTCGAAAAGCAATATGAAGAATGGAAAGCCATGACAGAGAAATTGATTGAGAAATTTCCAGAGAAGAAGGAAGTTTTTAAGACAAGCTCTGGAATCGATATAGATCGTCTGGGACATCCGGAACAGCTTGATAAGGAATACATGGAAAAGCTTGGATTACCTGGCCAGTACCCTTATACACGTGGCATACAACCGACTATGTATCGAGGCAGAACGTGGACCATGCGACAATATGCAGGGTTTGGATCTGCAGAAGAGACAAACCGCCGTTTTCGCTATTTACTCGATCAGGGGCAAACAGGATTATCTGTTGCTTTCGATCTTCCGACTCAAATTGGTTATGATTCAGATGACATGATGGCAAAAGGAGAAGTAGGGAAAGTCGGGGTTGCCATTGATTCACTCGATGATATGGAAGCGCTTTTACGAGACATTCCTCTTGATAAAGTAAGCACCTCAATGACAATTAATGCGCCTGCCTCGGTTCTACTCGCAATGTACATCGTTGTTGCTGAGAAGCAGGGAGTCTCTCAAAAAGAAATTTCAGGAACGATACAAAATGATATCTTAAAAGAATATATTGCAAGGGGAACTTACATATTCCCGCCGAAACCTTCAATGAGACTGATTACCGATATCTTTGCATACTGTGCTGAACATGTTCCACGCTGGAATACGATTAGTATTTCAGGCTATCACATTCGTGAAGCGGGTTCTACTGCTGCACAGGAACTTGCTTTTACCATTGCAAATGGAATTGCTTACGTAGATGCTGCAATCGCAACAGGGTTAAAAGTAGATGACTTTGCTCCTCGACTTGCTTTCTTTTTCAACGGGCATAATCAGTTTCTAGAAGAAGTAGCCAAGTTCCGGGCTGCGAGAAGAATATGGTCAAAGATTATGAGAGAGCGGTACGGTGCTGTGAAACTGAAGAGTCTTCAATTACGTTTTCATACTCAGGTCGCAGGATCAACATTAACAGCCCAACAACCCGATAACAACATCATTCGAGTGACCATTCAGGCGCTAGCTGCCGTGTTAGGTGGAACGCAAAGCTTGCATACAAATGCAAAAGATGAAGCACTAGCCCTTCCGACAGAAGATTCAGCGAGAATTGCCCTCAGGACACAGCAGATTATAGCAAATGAGAGCGGGGTTACTGACACGGTAGATCCACTTGGTGGTTCTTATTATATTGAACAATTAACAGATCAGTTAGAAGAATATGTGTTTGATTATATTCGGAAGATTGATGACATGGGCGGCGCAGTTTCTGCCGTTGAACAGGGGTATATGCAACGTGAAATTCACCAGGCTGCATATGAGACGCAAAAGAAAATTGAGAGCGGCGAAGAAGTGGTCGTTGGTATGAATAAATACACGCTAGAAGATGAGCCGAGGCCTGAACTTCACCGTATTGATCCAGAGCTTCAGCGCAAACAAATCGAGAAATTAGAAGGGCTACGTTCATCAAGAGATCAAAACCGAGCGAGCGCTCGGTTAGAAGAATTAAGGAGCGGTGCACAAGGAGATGCGAACCTGATGCCGCTTATCATTGATTGCGTTCGAGATTATTGTACGGTAGGAGAAATCTGTGGTGTCCTTCGTAACGAATTTGGTGAGTATACAGGAATTTAA